The following proteins are co-located in the Acidimicrobiales bacterium genome:
- a CDS encoding aminodeoxychorismate/anthranilate synthase component II, which produces MAARILVIDNYDSFVYNLVQYLGELGAEPLVHRHDALTLDEIEALDPDGVLISPGPGRPEDAGLSCAVIERFAGRRPVFGVCLGNQAIGHVYGGAVVRAPEVVHGKTSLITHEGRGVFAGLPNPLEATRYHSLVVDRASVPDCLEVTAVTDDGLVMGLRHREFDVEGVQFHPESILTVSGHDLLQRFLDRCATPV; this is translated from the coding sequence ATGGCAGCCCGGATACTGGTGATCGACAACTACGACTCGTTCGTCTACAACCTCGTCCAGTACCTGGGCGAACTCGGCGCCGAGCCCCTGGTGCACCGCCACGACGCGCTCACGCTCGACGAGATCGAGGCGCTGGACCCCGATGGCGTGCTGATCTCGCCCGGCCCGGGCCGACCGGAGGACGCGGGCCTGTCGTGCGCCGTGATCGAGCGGTTCGCCGGTCGCCGCCCGGTGTTCGGGGTGTGCCTCGGCAACCAGGCGATCGGCCACGTCTACGGCGGTGCGGTGGTGCGGGCACCAGAGGTCGTGCACGGCAAGACCTCGTTGATCACCCACGAGGGCCGCGGCGTCTTCGCCGGCCTGCCCAACCCCCTCGAGGCCACCCGGTACCACTCCTTGGTGGTCGATCGGGCCTCGGTGCCCGACTGCCTCGAGGTCACCGCCGTCACCGACGACGGCTTGGTCATGGGCCTACGCCACCGCGAGTTCGACGTCGAGGGCGTGCAGTTTCACCCCGAGTCGATCCTCACCGTGTCCGGCCACGACCTCCTTCAGCGCTTCCTCGACCGCTGCGCCACCCCCGTCTGA
- a CDS encoding Hsp20/alpha crystallin family protein, with translation MTKALNKRERLPESADMFDRLDQWFGNWTAAPWRRTWDTSWHDVERLLRVEEFQEDGTLVVRADLPGIDPDKDVELTVANGMLHIDAERHEEEKTEKRGYVRQELRYGEYHRSLPMPDGISPSDISAQYHDGILEVRVPTPATPEPKQIPIKH, from the coding sequence ATGACGAAAGCCCTGAACAAGCGAGAGCGGCTCCCCGAATCGGCAGACATGTTCGATCGCCTCGACCAGTGGTTCGGCAACTGGACGGCGGCGCCGTGGCGTCGCACCTGGGATACCTCGTGGCACGACGTCGAGCGTCTGCTGCGAGTAGAGGAGTTCCAAGAGGACGGGACGCTGGTGGTACGAGCGGACCTTCCGGGCATCGACCCCGACAAGGACGTCGAGCTCACCGTGGCCAACGGGATGCTCCACATCGACGCCGAACGCCACGAGGAGGAGAAGACCGAAAAGCGCGGCTATGTGCGACAGGAGCTGCGGTACGGCGAGTACCACCGCTCGCTGCCCATGCCGGACGGGATCTCACCGTCCGACATCTCGGCGCAGTACCACGACGGCATCCTCGAGGTGCGGGTACCGACCCCCGCGACGCCCGAGCCCAAGCAGATCCCGATCAAGCACTGA
- a CDS encoding universal stress protein — protein MAEEAFNDERRHPIVVGVDDSGGGRAALAFALEEAALRGDPIDVVHAWTIPGEWAEGFNTQWREDRERLSAVARERVDALLDECLAGAPRPPGLRVLTDPGYPPLLLLEAAKGARMLVVGSRGRGGFASMMLGSVSTAVVHHATCPVVVVRPADDPSSERDRDERDRDLS, from the coding sequence ATGGCTGAAGAAGCGTTCAACGACGAACGCCGCCACCCCATCGTGGTGGGGGTCGACGATTCCGGCGGGGGCCGCGCGGCGCTCGCTTTCGCGTTGGAGGAGGCCGCGCTGCGCGGCGACCCCATCGACGTCGTGCACGCCTGGACCATTCCCGGCGAGTGGGCCGAGGGCTTCAACACGCAGTGGCGCGAGGACCGCGAGCGTCTGAGCGCAGTGGCTCGCGAGCGGGTCGACGCGTTGCTCGACGAGTGCCTCGCGGGCGCGCCTCGCCCTCCTGGCCTGCGTGTTCTCACCGACCCGGGCTATCCGCCATTGCTGCTCCTCGAGGCTGCCAAGGGCGCCCGGATGCTCGTGGTCGGCTCCCGGGGCCGGGGCGGGTTCGCCAGCATGATGCTCGGATCGGTGAGCACCGCCGTCGTGCACCACGCGACATGCCCGGTGGTGGTCGTGCGCCCCGCGGACGACCCGTCGAGCGAACGCGACCGCGACGAGCGCGACCGCGACCTGTCCTGA
- the pknB gene encoding Stk1 family PASTA domain-containing Ser/Thr kinase, producing the protein MSEQGPVVLSGRYELHRRIARGGMAEVFLARDQLLERPVAVKILVPEFATDQSFVERFRREAQAAANLNHPNIVGVYDWGKEAGTHFIVMEYVDGRSLADILKAEGTVHPDRAADIATDVGAALGFAHRNGVVHRDVKPGNVLISRDGVVKVTDFGIARATTSGADANLTQTGSVMGTATYFSPEQAQGRPVDPRSDLYSLGVVMYEMVCGRPPFQGDSPVAIAYKHVQEQPVPPRHLNTAIPPAYEAITMKLLAKNPANRYASAEDLRADLRRFREGRPVQAEGILDPPVGATAAVAGVGATRATRAATSTMAGDGAMLPPSNRFDEPPRRRGGVFLVAAIALLALLGVGLFVLARSLGVGGSDKVKVPDVRKQSILAATNQLKNAGFTVATDIERVYDDSVGKDLVIRTDPPTGKAVAKGSSIKLVVSAGHEIKIPDGIEGLSLDDAVNRLEAAGLSSDQIDQIGQANDEVDANVVMSVDPTSGSVVPPGGTVKLTYSTGTNKTVPSIPVGSDQDAAVSALTSAGYHVQLNYEYSPTVPQGKVIRLDPAGGTKLKPGETVVVVISNGVEPTTTTSSTTTSTTSTTTPGSSSTTSTTTP; encoded by the coding sequence ATGTCGGAACAGGGCCCCGTGGTCCTCAGCGGACGCTACGAGCTGCATCGCCGCATCGCGCGGGGCGGCATGGCCGAAGTGTTCCTCGCCCGCGACCAGCTCCTCGAGCGCCCGGTCGCCGTGAAGATCCTGGTCCCGGAGTTCGCCACCGACCAGTCGTTCGTCGAGCGCTTCCGCCGGGAAGCCCAGGCTGCCGCCAACCTCAACCACCCCAACATCGTGGGTGTCTACGACTGGGGGAAGGAGGCCGGCACCCACTTCATCGTGATGGAGTACGTCGACGGGCGCAGCTTGGCCGACATCTTGAAGGCCGAAGGCACGGTCCACCCCGACCGCGCCGCCGACATCGCGACCGACGTGGGCGCGGCCCTCGGGTTCGCCCACCGCAACGGCGTCGTGCACCGCGACGTCAAACCCGGCAACGTGTTGATCTCCCGCGACGGCGTGGTGAAGGTCACCGACTTCGGCATCGCCCGCGCCACGACGTCGGGTGCCGACGCCAACCTCACCCAGACCGGCTCGGTCATGGGCACGGCCACCTATTTCTCGCCAGAACAGGCGCAGGGCCGCCCCGTCGATCCTCGCAGCGACCTGTACTCGCTCGGGGTCGTCATGTACGAGATGGTGTGTGGCCGCCCACCCTTCCAGGGCGACTCGCCGGTGGCGATCGCGTACAAGCACGTGCAGGAGCAGCCCGTCCCGCCTCGCCACCTGAACACGGCGATCCCGCCGGCGTACGAGGCGATCACCATGAAGCTGCTGGCCAAGAACCCGGCCAACCGCTACGCCTCCGCCGAAGACCTGCGTGCCGACCTGCGCCGCTTCCGCGAGGGCCGGCCCGTCCAAGCCGAAGGCATCCTCGACCCGCCGGTCGGCGCGACGGCCGCAGTCGCCGGGGTCGGCGCCACCCGCGCCACCCGCGCCGCCACGTCGACGATGGCCGGCGACGGCGCCATGTTGCCGCCGAGCAACCGGTTCGACGAGCCGCCGCGCCGGCGTGGTGGGGTGTTCCTCGTGGCGGCCATCGCCTTGCTGGCCCTGCTCGGCGTGGGGCTGTTCGTGCTGGCCCGCAGCCTCGGCGTCGGCGGCAGCGACAAGGTCAAGGTGCCCGACGTGCGCAAGCAGTCGATCCTGGCCGCCACCAACCAGTTGAAGAACGCCGGCTTCACCGTGGCCACCGACATCGAGCGCGTGTACGACGACAGCGTCGGCAAGGACCTCGTCATCCGGACCGATCCGCCCACCGGGAAGGCGGTGGCCAAGGGGTCGAGCATCAAGCTCGTCGTGAGCGCCGGGCATGAGATCAAGATCCCTGACGGCATCGAGGGCCTCAGCCTCGACGACGCCGTGAACCGCCTCGAGGCCGCCGGCCTCAGCAGCGATCAGATCGATCAGATCGGCCAAGCCAACGACGAGGTCGACGCCAACGTGGTCATGTCGGTCGATCCCACCAGCGGCTCCGTCGTCCCACCGGGCGGCACCGTGAAGTTGACGTACTCGACCGGCACGAACAAGACGGTGCCGAGCATCCCCGTCGGCAGCGACCAGGACGCGGCCGTGTCCGCCCTGACCAGCGCCGGCTACCACGTGCAGCTCAACTACGAGTACAGCCCGACCGTGCCGCAAGGGAAGGTGATCCGCCTCGACCCCGCCGGCGGCACCAAGCTCAAGCCCGGCGAGACGGTGGTCGTGGTGATCTCCAACGGCGTCGAGCCCACCACAACCACCAGCAGCACCACCACGTCGACCACGTCGACCACCACCCCCGGCTCGTCGTCGACCACGTCGACCACCACCCCCTAG